A single Tenacibaculum sp. 190524A02b DNA region contains:
- a CDS encoding DUF3696 domain-containing protein, producing the protein MKLRVENYKSIISDSFDFSQINILIGENSAGKSSIIKLFLLLKQGMMGYKNRTSFNLALKGEYFDFGNFKDLISFNKVDEKIVFEFEFDNYHEFYVEFINDFFENYIIQYDQEVKDFINFTIDNVVKLKFEFDSNIKHHSGVVTTIYNEYIGEITLESFVNENVTFKTDSCNLLFNEKGKVTEYSSIEFEKESFYKYLKSDSLLEVIKKQESNLNDKEIFIKFLPISFLLISQNYLEVILDRITYINPIHSSPKRYFIIDDPNTIRDDSLESMVNLLNDEEIITPETKVQLLKRLNDAINFLGIANEIKLEEASNNIPVVEVKAKIRNFWSNIMDVGYGLSLQLPIIFKIIMNGIIGRGNLIIIEQPEVHLHPQLQAKFIETIIKYGGECRFIIETHSEHIIRKLQLLVKNKEYGLTHKDVSIHYFKRKEEGSQISNHKILEDGRLSKNLPSGFFDSSYLLAKELL; encoded by the coding sequence ATGAAATTACGTGTTGAGAATTATAAATCTATAATAAGTGATTCTTTTGATTTCTCTCAAATAAATATTTTGATTGGAGAAAATAGTGCAGGGAAAAGTAGTATTATTAAACTCTTTCTTTTATTAAAACAAGGTATGATGGGGTATAAAAACCGTACTTCATTCAATTTAGCTTTAAAAGGCGAGTATTTTGATTTTGGAAACTTTAAAGATTTAATATCATTTAACAAAGTAGATGAAAAAATTGTTTTTGAATTTGAATTTGATAATTATCATGAGTTTTATGTAGAGTTTATAAATGATTTTTTTGAAAATTATATAATTCAATACGATCAAGAGGTGAAAGATTTTATAAATTTTACTATTGACAATGTAGTTAAATTAAAATTTGAATTTGATTCAAATATAAAACATCATTCAGGTGTGGTTACAACTATTTATAATGAGTATATAGGAGAAATTACTTTAGAGTCATTTGTTAATGAAAATGTTACTTTTAAAACAGATTCTTGTAATTTATTATTTAATGAAAAAGGAAAAGTAACAGAATATTCTTCTATTGAATTCGAAAAAGAATCTTTTTATAAATATTTAAAGTCTGATTCTTTATTAGAAGTTATAAAAAAACAAGAAAGCAATCTTAATGATAAAGAGATTTTTATAAAGTTTCTACCTATTTCTTTTTTATTAATAAGTCAAAATTATTTAGAGGTCATATTGGATAGAATTACTTATATAAATCCTATTCATTCTAGCCCTAAAAGATATTTTATTATTGACGATCCCAATACAATAAGAGATGATAGTTTAGAATCAATGGTAAATTTATTAAATGATGAAGAAATAATAACTCCAGAAACCAAAGTTCAACTTTTAAAAAGATTAAATGATGCAATTAATTTTCTAGGAATTGCAAATGAAATTAAACTTGAAGAAGCTTCTAATAATATTCCAGTAGTAGAAGTAAAAGCCAAAATAAGAAATTTTTGGAGTAATATTATGGATGTAGGTTATGGATTGTCTTTACAGTTACCCATAATATTTAAAATTATTATGAATGGTATTATTGGAAGAGGAAATTTAATAATCATAGAACAACCAGAAGTTCATCTACACCCCCAATTACAAGCTAAGTTTATTGAAACAATCATTAAATATGGAGGAGAATGTAGATTTATTATTGAAACACATTCAGAGCATATTATAAGAAAGCTTCAATTATTAGTAAAAAATAAAGAATATGGTTTAACTCATAAAGATGTATCAATACATTATTTCAAAAGAAAAGAAGAAGGTAGTCAAATATCAAATCATAAAATATTAGAAGACGGGAGGTTGTCTAAAAATTTACCTTCTGGATTTTTTGATTCATCTTATTTACTTGCTAAAGAATTATTATAA
- a CDS encoding FlgO family outer membrane protein, whose protein sequence is MKLSLSTITFIIFFYFSHLSHSQEYSNFDKAMISISKELASRIKKKGKIKIGVWDFTNSLKKTNELGNYVRDDFSIHFTNASDGMEVITREELNILAKEHDLNLEAGLIDPKTAKKVGMIHAADAVITGTVDAGIHRVRIRIKVIDTQTGIHFAAALRNIPIDNSMKITLQETGFYKPVKLSNDKRVNNMENENNSRSTNKKCQTLGTGDYCFSNTSQNMYGINIYGNRNNFRKTASVYAGQDVCFYDLPEGTYEFKLFKNNLRTTLGPQTGGTFRIEKCQSLSYKISDSKNLRRTKR, encoded by the coding sequence ATGAAACTTTCATTATCAACTATTACCTTTATAATTTTCTTTTATTTTTCTCATCTATCACATTCACAGGAGTACTCCAATTTTGACAAAGCCATGATTTCCATATCTAAAGAACTTGCTTCAAGAATTAAAAAGAAAGGTAAAATAAAAATAGGTGTATGGGATTTTACTAATAGCCTAAAAAAAACAAATGAACTAGGTAATTATGTACGAGACGATTTTTCTATTCATTTTACTAATGCAAGTGATGGCATGGAAGTTATAACAAGAGAAGAATTAAATATTTTAGCTAAAGAACATGACTTAAACCTTGAAGCAGGGTTGATTGACCCCAAAACAGCAAAAAAAGTAGGTATGATTCATGCCGCTGATGCAGTTATTACTGGTACCGTTGATGCTGGTATTCATAGAGTGCGTATTCGTATTAAGGTTATAGATACACAAACTGGTATTCATTTTGCAGCAGCATTACGTAACATACCTATCGATAATAGTATGAAAATTACTCTTCAGGAAACAGGTTTCTATAAACCAGTCAAATTATCAAATGATAAGAGAGTTAATAATATGGAGAATGAAAATAACTCTCGTTCAACTAATAAAAAATGTCAAACATTAGGAACAGGAGATTATTGTTTTTCAAATACTAGTCAAAATATGTATGGCATAAACATATACGGTAATCGTAATAACTTTAGAAAGACGGCTAGTGTTTATGCAGGTCAAGATGTTTGTTTTTATGATTTACCAGAAGGAACATACGAGTTTAAACTCTTTAAGAATAATCTAAGGACAACTTTAGGGCCTCAAACTGGAGGAACCTTTAGAATAGAAAAGTGTCAGTCTCTTTCTTATAAGATATCTGATAGTAAAAACCTTCGAAGAACCAAAAGATAA
- a CDS encoding tyrosine-type recombinase/integrase, with product MDIHILAEQFCDYSLYIKGYSKETIRSYRTAIKFFCKSLNITNVEEINEQNTRQFFINGRIERNWQPRTFLTYHKSLIVFFRFCVTKDYLPRNYIEEIETPKIEKSLPKKIAKEDALKLLDVALNYPYNFDFLRYRNHAIFATFLYAGLRKSELFKLKLSDVDIENLTIFIRSGKGGKDRIIPISHTLALSLRRYLKERKKLKKTCPEFFVSSNRNKGYTDGGLKRLVRQLKDATKIDFTIHRLRHTFATLMIEGGCDIYSLSKMMGHSDITTTTIYLSTTAEHLRGQMFKHPLN from the coding sequence ATGGACATACATATTTTAGCAGAACAATTCTGTGATTATTCATTATACATCAAAGGGTATTCAAAAGAGACGATTCGTAGCTATCGCACGGCAATTAAATTCTTTTGTAAATCATTAAATATTACAAACGTTGAAGAAATTAATGAACAGAACACTCGACAGTTTTTTATTAATGGACGTATTGAAAGAAATTGGCAACCAAGAACCTTTTTAACTTATCACAAGTCCTTAATTGTATTCTTCCGCTTTTGCGTTACCAAGGACTATTTACCAAGGAACTATATTGAAGAGATTGAAACTCCTAAAATTGAAAAATCCCTCCCTAAAAAAATCGCAAAAGAAGACGCCTTAAAACTGCTCGATGTTGCACTTAATTACCCGTATAATTTTGACTTTTTGCGTTATAGAAACCACGCAATTTTTGCTACCTTTCTTTATGCTGGTTTACGCAAGAGTGAGCTTTTTAAATTAAAACTAAGTGACGTAGATATTGAAAACCTCACTATATTTATACGAAGTGGTAAAGGAGGTAAAGACAGAATTATTCCAATTAGCCATACTTTAGCTTTAAGTTTAAGACGTTATTTAAAAGAGCGGAAAAAACTTAAAAAAACTTGTCCCGAATTTTTTGTTTCTTCTAATAGGAACAAAGGATATACTGACGGTGGATTGAAAAGATTAGTCCGTCAATTAAAAGATGCAACAAAAATAGATTTTACCATTCATCGTCTTAGACACACTTTTGCTACTCTTATGATTGAGGGAGGTTGTGACATCTATTCCCTTTCAAAAATGATGGGACATAGTGATATTACTACAACAACTATTTACCTTTCTACAACTGCCGAGCATTTAAGAGGTCAGATGTTTAAGCACCCCTTAAACTAA
- a CDS encoding site-specific integrase gives MKNKKLDDLFNEYIQICEYTLRRRPATIKSYKNSYKHLISLVPDIVYPHHLSETKINMFFKSLQTRKRIVGKDTVKVGVKATTIASYWNKLNPFFVWLEANKHIEKSPLANISKPKEIYENKPAIKKSDVEKLYSSITLHSQSTFLLRRDTAIISTLFFTGVRKTELLSLQVRDIDLESSVITIRGKTSKSKRTRRIPINPILKMHLKDYLKERKGYTSEALFVSNNKDSKLTEHGIKHWVKRMKKISGVNFHLHQLRHTFACNLAKNNISLPNLQKLMGHTDLRMTERYLRSLDVEHLVDDILKLNIDDSY, from the coding sequence ATGAAAAATAAAAAATTAGATGATTTATTTAATGAATATATCCAAATATGCGAGTATACGCTCAGACGTAGACCTGCAACCATTAAAAGTTATAAAAATTCATACAAACACCTTATCAGCCTTGTGCCTGATATTGTTTACCCACATCATTTATCAGAAACTAAGATAAATATGTTTTTTAAGTCATTACAAACAAGAAAAAGAATTGTTGGAAAAGATACCGTAAAAGTAGGAGTTAAAGCAACGACCATAGCCTCATACTGGAATAAACTCAATCCCTTTTTTGTTTGGTTGGAAGCTAATAAACATATAGAAAAAAGTCCTTTAGCTAATATTTCAAAGCCAAAAGAAATATATGAAAACAAACCTGCTATCAAAAAAAGTGATGTTGAGAAATTATACTCAAGCATCACATTACATTCTCAAAGTACCTTTTTACTTCGGAGAGATACTGCAATCATTAGCACATTATTTTTTACTGGTGTTCGAAAAACAGAACTTCTCTCTCTGCAAGTTAGAGATATTGATTTAGAGAGTAGTGTAATTACCATAAGAGGCAAAACATCAAAATCTAAGAGGACAAGGAGAATCCCTATCAATCCAATTTTAAAAATGCATTTAAAAGATTATCTCAAAGAAAGAAAAGGATATACATCGGAAGCCCTTTTTGTATCTAATAATAAAGACAGTAAACTCACTGAGCATGGGATTAAACACTGGGTAAAACGCATGAAAAAAATATCAGGAGTTAACTTTCATCTTCATCAATTACGACACACATTTGCTTGTAACTTGGCTAAAAATAATATTAGCCTACCCAATCTACAAAAACTTATGGGACATACCGATTTACGTATGACTGAAAGGTATTTACGCTCATTAGATGTAGAACACTTAGTAGATGACATCCTTAAATTAAATATTGATGATTCATATTAG
- a CDS encoding JAB domain-containing protein produces the protein MKSKTTKILSAPIHTVELHYKRPPIEKLVHITNSKEAEEYIRRHINTQRIDLKEFFWIVLMTGSGHALGFAELGSGTTNHVSVSIREIFQLALISNASGIILCHNHPSGKLKSSLEDKALTGQIEETASIFSIKLIDHLIITSESYYSFQDGGLL, from the coding sequence ATGAAATCAAAAACAACTAAAATCTTATCAGCCCCAATTCACACTGTTGAATTACATTACAAACGTCCACCGATTGAAAAACTTGTTCATATTACCAATTCTAAAGAAGCAGAAGAATATATACGCAGACACATTAATACCCAAAGAATCGATTTAAAAGAGTTCTTTTGGATCGTACTCATGACTGGCAGTGGACATGCGTTAGGTTTTGCTGAATTAGGTTCAGGAACAACCAACCATGTATCAGTAAGTATTCGCGAGATTTTCCAGTTAGCACTGATTTCAAATGCTTCTGGAATTATACTTTGCCACAATCATCCCTCGGGAAAACTAAAAAGCTCTCTCGAAGACAAAGCTTTAACAGGACAAATCGAAGAGACAGCCAGTATTTTTTCTATTAAACTTATCGATCATTTAATCATTACCTCAGAATCCTATTATTCGTTTCAAGACGGAGGATTGTTATAA
- a CDS encoding DNA adenine methylase: MPKTPITYYGGKLNMLKEILPLIPEHKIYVEPFFGGGAVFFAKKPSESEVINDTNSLAITFYEVVKTDFENLKAKIEATLFSRATHSVAWSIYRMPHLFDRLQQAWAFYIATCMGFACKISSSWGYDKYGKRVKAFRNKKLIFNTEIAKRLEHTQIENNDALKVIQSRDTEDSAFHYVDPPYINSNQGHYGGYSEQDYINLLDTLSKVKGKFLLSSYPSEILTKYINTHGWYSKSFEKPLSASKATKGVKRKRKVEVLTANYPI; this comes from the coding sequence ATGCCTAAGACACCCATTACCTATTACGGTGGAAAACTAAATATGCTTAAAGAAATTTTACCGCTGATTCCTGAACATAAAATCTATGTTGAACCCTTTTTTGGAGGCGGAGCTGTTTTCTTTGCTAAGAAACCATCAGAATCTGAAGTTATTAATGACACCAACAGTTTGGCTATTACTTTTTATGAAGTAGTAAAAACAGATTTTGAAAATCTCAAAGCAAAAATTGAGGCAACACTTTTTTCACGAGCCACACATTCTGTTGCTTGGAGTATTTACCGAATGCCTCATTTATTTGATCGGTTACAACAAGCATGGGCATTTTATATTGCCACCTGTATGGGGTTTGCTTGTAAAATTTCGTCCTCATGGGGATATGATAAATATGGAAAACGGGTAAAAGCATTTCGTAACAAGAAACTCATTTTTAATACCGAAATAGCAAAACGATTAGAGCATACACAGATTGAAAACAACGACGCTTTAAAAGTAATTCAAAGCCGAGATACAGAAGACTCAGCATTTCATTATGTTGATCCGCCATATATCAATAGCAATCAAGGACATTATGGCGGATACTCTGAACAAGACTACATCAACCTATTAGACACCTTATCCAAGGTCAAAGGTAAATTCCTCCTCAGTTCTTATCCAAGTGAAATTTTAACCAAGTATATCAATACACACGGTTGGTATAGTAAATCTTTTGAAAAACCACTTTCGGCAAGTAAAGCAACTAAGGGAGTAAAGAGAAAACGAAAGGTGGAAGTTTTAACCGCTAATTATCCGATATAA
- a CDS encoding type IV secretory system conjugative DNA transfer family protein: MNFWNPYVSYFAKTNFRNDGKLFGIFQKDRLMHMYILGKTGTGKTNLLTTLILQDIIHNRGCAVFDVHGDLLSNILNCIPPERIKDVIHLDISDPFLVYRYNPLRKVSEEKKSLVVGGLLDAFKKLWKGAWGVKLEHILRYVILTLISQPKASLADIPKIIHNISFRNDCVKNIENKEVLRFWKEEFPKYSKNDIVPILNKVGAFLAHASVRRFLIENPKDISLRKCMDSSKILLIDISKGKIGSDASHLIGSILITSLANATFTRIDTEEEKRVPFHVFLDEFQNYTSPSISNFLSELRKFKVSVTLANQYLFQLDIDIKNAVLGNVGTLIAFRTGQQDAKYLAQEFYPEFQASDFTNLENYDVYLKLMISGKPSKPFSATTVPYIKVL, encoded by the coding sequence ATGAATTTTTGGAATCCTTATGTTAGTTACTTTGCAAAAACCAATTTCCGTAATGACGGAAAACTTTTTGGTATTTTTCAAAAAGACCGTTTAATGCACATGTATATCCTTGGAAAAACAGGAACAGGGAAGACTAATTTACTAACAACTCTTATATTACAAGACATCATACATAACCGAGGTTGTGCTGTTTTTGATGTACATGGTGATTTACTTAGCAACATTCTTAATTGTATACCTCCAGAAAGAATAAAAGATGTTATACATCTTGATATTTCAGACCCTTTTTTAGTGTATCGGTATAATCCACTTCGAAAAGTTAGCGAAGAAAAAAAATCATTAGTAGTTGGAGGTTTATTAGATGCTTTTAAAAAATTATGGAAAGGAGCCTGGGGAGTAAAATTAGAGCATATTTTACGCTATGTTATATTAACCCTTATTTCACAACCTAAAGCCAGTTTAGCTGATATTCCTAAAATCATTCACAATATTTCATTTAGGAACGATTGTGTAAAGAATATAGAAAATAAAGAAGTTTTAAGATTTTGGAAAGAAGAATTTCCGAAATATTCGAAGAATGATATTGTTCCTATTCTTAACAAGGTTGGTGCATTTTTAGCTCATGCAAGTGTTAGAAGATTTCTTATTGAAAATCCTAAAGATATTTCATTACGCAAATGTATGGATAGTTCAAAAATACTTTTGATTGATATTTCAAAAGGGAAGATAGGTTCAGATGCTTCACATCTTATAGGTTCTATCCTTATCACTTCCTTGGCAAATGCTACTTTCACAAGGATTGATACGGAAGAAGAAAAAAGAGTTCCTTTCCATGTATTTTTAGATGAATTTCAGAATTATACTTCACCGAGTATCTCTAATTTTTTAAGTGAATTAAGAAAGTTTAAAGTATCAGTAACACTAGCAAATCAGTATCTCTTCCAATTAGATATAGATATTAAAAATGCTGTTCTTGGCAATGTAGGAACATTAATAGCTTTTAGAACAGGACAGCAAGACGCTAAATATCTTGCTCAAGAATTTTATCCTGAGTTCCAAGCATCAGATTTTACTAATCTTGAGAATTACGATGTCTATTTAAAACTAATGATATCAGGAAAGCCCAGTAAACCTTTTTCAGCTACTACTGTTCCGTATATAAAAGTTTTATAG
- a CDS encoding helix-turn-helix transcriptional regulator produces MKQYNSETFVKLVGKQIKKLRKKQDMTQLDLSIKSDMEENALQRIETGRTNPTLKTLLKIVNALGIDFKELFEFSDEL; encoded by the coding sequence ATGAAGCAATATAATTCTGAAACATTTGTAAAACTTGTAGGGAAACAGATTAAAAAGCTACGCAAAAAGCAAGATATGACCCAGCTAGATTTATCAATAAAATCAGATATGGAAGAAAATGCCTTGCAACGTATTGAAACGGGTAGAACTAATCCTACCTTAAAGACATTACTTAAAATAGTAAATGCTTTAGGTATAGATTTTAAGGAATTATTTGAGTTTTCTGACGAACTGTAA
- a CDS encoding helix-turn-helix transcriptional regulator, with translation MTHSKKLLKNLRTESPLDQKDMARLLDMKPSNLVRYEHGHRNPTPELQLVYHMLFDVSLRDLFASIYKETVDVLMIRIKNLIADLEMEESPKSKHKVSFLKEIVNKIITDSSYESTT, from the coding sequence ATGACACATTCAAAAAAACTACTTAAAAATTTACGCACAGAATCTCCTCTTGATCAAAAAGACATGGCAAGGCTTCTTGATATGAAGCCAAGTAATCTTGTCCGTTATGAACATGGACACAGAAATCCTACGCCTGAATTACAACTTGTATATCATATGCTTTTCGATGTTTCATTAAGAGATCTTTTTGCTTCTATATATAAAGAAACGGTTGATGTATTAATGATTAGAATAAAAAACCTTATAGCAGATTTAGAAATGGAAGAATCACCTAAAAGCAAGCATAAAGTATCTTTTCTAAAAGAAATTGTCAATAAAATAATCACTGATTCATCGTATGAGTCAACAACCTAA
- a CDS encoding T9SS type A sorting domain-containing protein translates to MRKRTHLLGVIALCLAHNFTNAQTTTTDCNVNVQRAIYYLEGNTYYKKDEKKALQLLKPCIETQNDYAQLIKARLLLNSNEETQYQEAFKLLKASAEQGNIVAMADLAELYKYGKGCNLNFNKAKKWYTKAQALGNDKAAYSLGYLHLKGLGNTKQDYTEAVKWFEKSNYPMAKYWLGVCNYFGYGTPKNIAKANELLDTNFNELVNNSVITQSNKEVEQNKIQLSGINPNTTFEATLSNTDLKGTWQGSMLLLDWSKKHIEHSIPVSLTFTEEKDNGTLQTIWKINNKEITPDFTQIENSLYYDNFTLNLPHTTLKKDIPNILSHTILEASYQLKTLAGRSYLTGNIETHIPAWKEQGVPMRFVLTKKEVVDNADTELSEEAIQALAAQKNDFIQLYPNPFEKDLIVSYDLATNQTTEVKIADINGNNERIVRPTELQEAGTHRYFIEATDLPSGLYVVTVTTNNKRNTKIIVKN, encoded by the coding sequence ATGAGAAAAAGAACACACCTGTTAGGTGTCATCGCTTTGTGCCTTGCTCATAACTTTACCAATGCACAAACCACAACAACAGATTGTAATGTAAATGTGCAAAGAGCCATATACTATTTAGAGGGCAACACCTATTATAAAAAAGATGAAAAAAAGGCTTTACAATTATTGAAGCCATGTATAGAAACGCAAAACGATTATGCGCAACTTATCAAAGCTAGACTTTTATTAAATAGTAACGAAGAAACTCAATACCAAGAAGCCTTTAAATTATTAAAAGCCTCTGCTGAGCAAGGTAATATAGTTGCTATGGCAGATTTAGCAGAGTTATACAAATATGGTAAAGGTTGTAATTTAAACTTTAACAAAGCTAAAAAATGGTACACCAAAGCGCAGGCTTTAGGTAATGATAAAGCTGCTTATAGTCTAGGCTATCTACATTTGAAAGGCTTAGGAAATACTAAACAAGATTACACCGAGGCGGTAAAATGGTTTGAAAAAAGCAATTACCCTATGGCTAAGTACTGGCTAGGTGTTTGTAATTATTTTGGCTATGGAACTCCTAAAAATATAGCAAAAGCCAATGAACTGTTAGATACTAATTTTAATGAGCTTGTAAATAATAGTGTAATAACCCAAAGCAATAAGGAAGTTGAACAAAATAAAATTCAACTATCTGGGATTAATCCCAATACTACTTTTGAGGCAACTTTAAGTAACACCGATTTAAAAGGAACATGGCAAGGTAGCATGTTACTATTAGATTGGTCAAAAAAACATATAGAACATAGTATTCCTGTAAGTTTAACTTTTACAGAAGAAAAAGATAATGGAACACTACAGACTATTTGGAAAATTAACAACAAAGAAATTACGCCTGATTTTACACAAATAGAAAACAGTTTATATTACGATAATTTTACGCTAAACCTACCACACACTACCTTAAAAAAGGATATTCCTAATATTTTATCTCATACCATTTTAGAAGCCAGTTACCAATTAAAAACGTTAGCAGGCAGAAGCTATTTAACGGGAAATATAGAAACACATATCCCTGCTTGGAAAGAACAAGGTGTACCTATGCGATTTGTACTGACTAAAAAAGAAGTAGTAGACAATGCAGATACTGAACTATCAGAAGAAGCAATCCAAGCATTAGCTGCACAAAAAAATGATTTTATACAGTTATATCCGAATCCTTTTGAAAAGGATTTAATAGTCTCTTATGACCTAGCTACCAATCAAACTACCGAGGTAAAGATTGCTGATATTAATGGAAATAATGAACGTATTGTAAGACCTACTGAATTACAAGAGGCAGGAACACATCGTTATTTTATAGAAGCTACTGATTTACCAAGTGGACTGTATGTAGTTACCGTTACCACAAACAACAAAAGAAACACTAAAATAATTGTAAAAAATTAA